CTGATATGAAAATGCTTCTCTGATTTAGCGCAAGTCAGAATGCATCACATCAGGGCTATAATGGGATGTATGCTTGGCCTGGGATGATACCCATCTCCCAATCAATCAAGTAGGAGTATTCACAAACATCGCAGGACAAACACTAGCTTGTTTTTCATGCAGCGCTGCCACCAAAAGCTTTCACGTCAAACTAAAAGCCAAAGTTGCGTTTTGCTGTGGGGATCATGTCGTACTAAGCTGTAGGTAATATTATTTCTGTGGGCTGCTAGTAGAGGAGAATTAATTTACTTGTGGCTGCTGGATTCAGGGAGAAGGCTGTCCCCTTAATTGAATAAGCCAAGGTAATTAAATGGCACTTTTCCAATAGAACGTGTGAGGTAAATCTAATAGTTGGTTATTTAATATCACTTTGAAGTCTGCCCACTCAAGCACTATGACAGCACAAGAGAATGTGAACTATTAGGCCAGGAAAAAACTGGGATCtcagaaattaattaaatcgCATGCAATTTAGGGGAAACGTTTATCTTGATTTGTCATAACAGAATTAATTCAAGGCCTTCAATTCACTTGGGGCCAGATCTGTTACTCTGAATTAACCAAGTGTAATTTGGCTGATCCCCCACCGCTGCTGCAgccgccaccaccaccctccaccccagcacacacccacacctcctaatccccctcccccctaaaacacatgcacatgcacaacacagatCCATGAGCACCCTCCCTCATCCTTGCAATCTCCCCGCCCCTCCCCATCCTGTCCCTGGCCCCTCCACCCTTTTCTCTAATGCAGCTCTTGCCATTATGCAAAGCTCCGCTTCAGTATCAATATGGCCTAGTGCTTTTAAGGTGCTTTGGCTGCTGATGTAGAGAGGCATTTTTAATGGACTGTGTTGCAGAAATCATTGTTGTGGGGTAATTTTACCCTACTCAAAGGCCCTGGTGAATGAGGTCTGCATTTACCAGACAGCCTAGCAGCAAGCCATGCTATATTTTACCTGACAGTCAGTGCTGAAATGAAATCCAATAGTCATTGCCTATATAGACAACAGACAgctctaaatgtgtttttgtgttttgttatttaatatAATCAAAAGCGTTGGTTGTAGCAAAGTCTCATCCACAAGGGGAAGACAACAGATAAATCAAGATAAATCCATCCCCCAGAAAGAAAGATGGTAGGATGCTCTGTTTTTCTTGGAGGAGAAAAGCAGAAACCAGATGTGTCATTGCAATTAAAGAGTCCCTTGGCCTTAATTAAACTGACCTGGGGTGTCTACCTCACCTCTGTGTTGTAGTTCACTGGCAGAAGAGACCATTAGAGCCCAAGTTCAAACTGATATAGCCGCTTAATTGAGCACCTAAAGGCTTTGGCTCCTTAAATCAAAAACTATCAAGAGCCTATCCCCTGGTAAAAATAACCAACCTGGTAAAGCTTGCACACTCTGGTTAACCAAAAAAAGGCTGTTGTGCAAAATTCAACGTGAACAAGAGGAACATGTTTTTAGAATTTTAGTGAAGTTTGAGTTTCGATGAGGCCACTTTGCTATGCTGAAATGTCTTTGCAGGAAAGTCTTGCTTCTCGACACACATTGCACGCAGTTCTTAAAGCAGGGCCTATATGTTCATTTCCACTGTCATGTTTGTCCCAGTGAAAGCGGAGAATTGGCAGTGTTGTGACGACAGTCTCCAGTTAATTAGTTTCTGAAATTGAGTTTTGATGGAGCCCTTACAAATGATGCCAAGACAAAATTTGCTTCTGCCGAGTCTTATTGAAAGCCATTTCTGTGTCCCTTTGCAAAGAGCTCTggcgtgtttgtttgtcaataTATCTAACAATTGCACGGGTTATGGTGGGGATAGTGGAAGCATTTATTCTCTTAAAAATATCTCAAAACACTTACCTCTTGTTCTTTCCATttcttgtaatttttttttgccaaacaaCTTAGTCTGATGCGCACACACCAGTGTTAACCAATCCCCCCTAtccctttctttttccatccctctctccttctctccggAGCATGTCAGATGCCGTGGTCTTATTTGATTGCTTAGGAAAAGTGCAGTGATAGAGCAAACACCCGGTGAGATATGATGACAAATGGGTCCAGATCCCAGTAAATTACTTTCTGCTCAAATCGAAATTTCATTCAGTTTGCTGCTCACCGAGATGAAGTAATCTAAATTGTGGACTCAGAAGGAAGATAGAAGGGAAGCTGGAGCAAGCATTTCATTATCaagaaggggagagagggagagggagagagagagaaggttagGGACGAAAGAGATGAGCAGAAGCAAATCTAAAGTGTTGACACCATGATTGAAAAGGTTAACCCATGCACATTATATATCAACCCGAGTAGCTACGGGTTTCTAATGGAAACACGGCACTGACGGAGTGTTCACAGGAGTCCTAATGGCAAAAGCACTATGTCTCCACCTGGATGTACAATCAAATCCTCTTAGGTCCTGATTGCTTATGTTCCAGGTTATTATTAGGTTGCAAAAAATGTGCACCCAAAGTGATATGCAGTTTCAGTGCTACATGCTTGTGGAGAGCAGACTACTCCAAGATTCATTTTTCTGTTGATGCTCTGAcgattttctctctctctctttctctcttgtgtgtttttcctttcactTTACAAATGGAGCTGGGAGATAGTGAACGTGGCACTAAATATAGTTTTCATTCAGTCACATACTCTGCAGTCAAAAGTGGTGATGCCACAGTCCATTACACAAGGCTAAATCTATGCAGATGCATACAGTGGTTCCATCGTAACATTTGCTCTTTTTCgtttttcttccctttctctcaGATTATTTGGAAACAGCGGAGCTTGCAGCGCTTGTGGCCAGTCCATTCCATCCAGTGAACTGGTGATGAGGGCACAGGGCAACGTGTACCATCTCAAGGTAAACTCAAGTCCTCTATCAATAGCCCTAAgccaaagaaagtaaaaaaaaacaacattacacACTGTTTAACTTGGAGCATTTTATTTGTAGTAAAACACTTAATTATAAAACTAATACGTGGATATGTGTTGATTTGGATGGGTGTACACAAAGGTGCCTGTAtggataaataaagttgtattaaaAGTCTGAACAGCTTTGTTGTTTTGGAAATTAGAGAATTACATAATGCTTGAGTAGCACAATAAAACTGCTGTGGATTTTGAATAACTATATTAGTAATTTTTACAGAccaagtcaatcaatcaaattatttGAGTTATCTAAAACTTAATTGATATTAAATTGACAACTATTTTGATATACACTTACATTTGACATTACCCATCATCTTCTGTAATGTGAGAAATGCTCTTTTTTTGTCACATTGTATCAATGTGTCCACTTCAGACATTTACTTAttagtgctgctgctgtaatgTTGTCAAATCAAAATGACAAAAGTCAGCAGATTGGcgttaatttaaaatgtcagatACAGGAAGTGTTATCATCGGCGAAGGCAAGCAAGTTTCTGCAGCGTAGCTCAAGGCGAAAGGGGAAGATTGAACTAGCTACATGTTTTTTATCCTCGGATATTCACTCTGACTGCCTGTTTACTACACATGTGCACCACCTATGTTCAAGGGTTGGCTTCCTCCCCCTAAAAAAACCTTAGTGGAAacactgtttatattttaattaaatttaatattGCATCGAACTCAATTGTTGgtttgacaaataaataaataactttgtaCTTTagtaaattcttttttttttattaattcttgCCAATTTATAGGATTaatcttcattttatttatcaggGAAAGCCACAAATTGCTGTTAAGTAATTGTATCTTTATTTTACAACTCTAACCAAGCTTCTGCACATAAATGTGAACATGTCAGTGCGTTTCCCTTCACAAGTGTTTGCTCTGAGGTGTTATTACATTATGGGATGAGCTGTGCTTTGTGGTCCTCAGTCCTGGTTGTCATTGCTTTTCCTCCTGCCCCCTCTCCCGCAGTGTTTCGCATGTTCCACCTGCCGGAACCGGCTCGTCCCGGGGGACCGGTTCCACTACATCAATGGCAGCCTGTTCTGTGAACATGACAGACCCACAGCACTCATCAACGGCCACTTGAGTTCACTGCAGACGAACCCGCTACTGCCCGACCAGAAGGTATGATTCGTCACCTTCTTCCCAGTACCCTTGTTTTCTCTGCACCGGTGATACATGATAGGAGTGGGGGGGTGTTCTGCAGTTCTTAGTTGTTTGTTGGGCAGAAGCCTGGTGATTTCAAAGTAAAGAACAAGTCAGTAAAAGCTTGTCATCAGTCACCTCGAGTCAtttgcaggaaaagaaaaacatctgtaatattcaagccAACATTTTTCACCCTGTTTATATTGATGTCGTCGATTCAACTCCACTGCAAGGCATGCAGCAGATATTAAATCTTACAGAGCAGAGatgaattttatttttagacAGCCAATGGATTTTTCCATCATTCTTGTCGGAGGACATGCACTCAGAAAATCTGTATTAACCGTCAGCacaaaacatgtgaaaatgatttttttgtaACGCTGTCCTCACGCTCAGTTTGTTGTGAGCAGATACATATTTTGACTCATCTTAAATTTATCTTCTGTCCCGAGCCAGACTTCCAATTGTGGAGAAAAATGACACGTTGCCATTAATAGAGAGTGTTTAAAACTGCATTTGACTACTCCATCAACAAGACTGGGATCACCTGGGCTAAGTTATTACTCCCAAGGCCAAAAATATGTATCCAGGACCAGAGGTTGAACACAGACTGCAAGCTGCAGCAGCCAGTATATCATGAAAGCTATCATCATGGCTTCCCCTGATTTGATCTTGATGCCTCCAGTGAAAGCAAAACAGAAGGCCTAATCATATACGAAGGATAACTTCATTCTTCAGGATAGCTTCATTCTGCCCGCAGGAGATATAATCATTTTTGCCTCACAACAAGGAGCTTTATTGATACCTtgtctgcacacacagcacacagagaGATATGGGAGGTGTTTGGAGTGTGTCAGAGTCTGACTGAAAGAGGAATTATGTTGTTGGGAGCATGCATTTCACCTTGAGTGGTTTTGTGAGTAGAAGAGAGGTAGAACTCCATTAAGCCCCCCTGCACCCCACCCTCCCTTCCTCCATGTCACGGGCCTTTTAAGGGCTTGTCACTTTTACAAATCAGCTCTTAGAGCTCTTAGAGCTACTCACATTCAAATTGAAAGCTGTTGCATTATCTAGCTTaattttaaatgtctgtttaagTCCTTactcccacccccccaccccgatGTCTCTTGTAGCATGGCTGGCATAGTAAATATGAGGCCTCATTGTTTATTAATGCGCTAACATCAATTGTAGTGAAAACTGCTGAATTATTGATGCTAAAATGCAATCTGAATATTGGCCCTGGTGCTTTAATTATACCAGAGAGagaattattaaataaacagagaCACATCGCTCAGTGGGAACAGTCTCAGGATGCTTTTGTTATCTCTGAGTGAAATAACGAGAATTACCCCGCTGCTGACGCACTTCGTCGCACTAACAGTCTCGGCTCTCGCGCAAGTGCAGAAGGTGGACGGcctgaaacaacacagactTGCAGTAGGATAGTGGCTCCCAAAATCAATATACAGTACCTCATGTATAAAGTGAGTGCAGAGGCTGGTTtagcagaggagaaaatgaatcagTCATAGAAACACAGGGTTATCTAGTGACCATTGTTTTGATTATCAGCAATTTAGCTGTGACATAATTGGTGTTGTCTGCGTTCATGGCATAGGGTATTTGATGCTCATTTATTAAGCTTTCTTCCCAGCTTCGTCCTAATCTCTTTGTTCAGAATAGACAAATTACCTCTCTCATACAGAGCTGCTTTGACCCAGGGGAGTGAGACCCTCCCAGCGTCAGTCACTTTAATTAGCCCCCAAGTAGGAGCTTGCAATTACTAATAGACTGAAGCCCTCCTAGTGATTTGAGGGATGAAGGGAAAAGTAAATCGGCCCTTAAaatcatgaagaaaaaacaagaaagatgAAAAAGTTAGATGCTGGTGGAGCCCAGACAGATAATTGTCTTTACTCCcctacatttttctgttttgcaggATCACCTCCTGCAGTTATGTTAGTGCGCGATTCTAATTATAGAGAGTCGCTTCATGAATGCACTTTTAAGTTTAGGCAGAGTAAATGGGACACCAGATGGTTTCCGAAGCCTGGCTGATCAATAAATTAAACTGCGAAGCTGGTGGAAAGTTGATTTATCACAGTGAAACATTGATGGCATTTTGTGAACTGATGCCCTTAATGACAGCCCAgaatttttaattgttttattttttttatctctcacTATTCAGGTGTGTTAAGCGGGAGCTGTGCAGGAAGCAGGATGTGTGCCTTCATTTTAGCCCTTACTCATTGTCACCCAAGACAGCGTGGATCAGCAACACCCCAGCCTTTTAGCTGTGCTCCCAGGCCCTTTGCCCTAAAAGGAATCCTCTACCCATCTTACAAGTAACCTGACTTTTATTTCTGCAACCCCACACCCCAACGCTCAGCCTTCAAACTTGGCTTTTCCCCAAATATGGGTGGATACTTGCACTTAACCGCACCTGAATCAGGATGCTGAGGACTTCGTGACCTTGGAATAAAAAAGACCGGAGACGAATCAGACTCCAAGGGGACTCTTCGGGAAGAGAAAATTAAATAACACACAGGAGGATGATGTGACTGAAGtgagggaaggagaaaaaagactAATGAGGTTAAAGAGATGCAGGCTTTTCAACTCTGCATATTTGTAGACATTGTGGGGAAAACCGGgaccttttcatttttcctctcttccttttctATCTTCATTTCCCAACAACATGGTGTTttcactttatatattttaagtgTTGTCAAAGgggaatgttttttgttttctttggtgGTATATGTATAGAAAAGAtggggtttaaaaaaataatctgttgctttttgtggaaaacaaatcatGAGCACTCTAGGTGTATTTATATAACTAccatgtatgtacagtatgcaTGTAAATGTCGTTGTCCAGGCGTGGCTACAGTACATTCAAACTCTGCACACTTGGTTCCAGTTCCCCCTCCCCTTCAAACCTGAACCTGTGGCAAACTGAAGAAATTTGCTCATAGTCAGTAATGTAGAGATCATCGCCAACATATAAATGCTGAATGAAAGAGAAATTACTTGTGATATTTTCCGAGACATTTGCTCCAGTATGGtgtatttaattaataaaaaatatgtaagaTTTAAAAGCCTCTGTAAATTCATTGTAAAGCTTCAGAACAAGTGCTCAAGGTTGCGGTTTGCTCAAATTTGGCTCATATGAGATAAGAGTCAGACTTCATACACTGCATCTCTATTGAAAATGAGTGTCACAATGTTGTCGAGTCCCTTGTTTTTACCAGGGAACCATTTCCGCGGCGTCTTTATGTCTGAATTACGTAATTACTACAAGATCCCATTAGCCAAGTGCCCAAGAATTTATCTTTCATGAGGGAAGGCCTCATCAGTGCGTTACTTGCCTCACCACTGAAAATCCTCTATTGAGGATCCTGCAGCGCCGCCATTCAATTTCCACCCTCGCAATAATCGAGGCGCATGATGAGCGTCTAACTGAAAATGGATAAACATGTATCCTCTCTTTCTGTTCAAATGACCGTTTTCTATTTATCACTCTAATACCTGACAGAAATATAGGAAAATGTCCCTTTGAAGATTCAATTACtgcggagagggagagaggtgtctCTCTTTGGCAGCCACAAATTGAATGGGCTATTTGCAGAACAAATTGGTGTTTGAAGTCCTTGCAAGACCTAATAGGTTTGAAGGAGGGACCCGGTAATGGCTGATGCGCTTATCTGCCGAGTCTGGGGGCCCctcatgagctgctgctgtagctgaaACAATGGTGCTGTACGGGATAAGACTTTCATGCAGAAATCAGCtcagaaaaaagaggaaagacgCCGAAAAAGTCAGAATTTGAATGCTTCAAAAATGTTGCATATCTGCAGAGAAACTTGTCTGTTTTGCATGTCAGTGTCTGAGGCCATCTCCCAAAGCAAAGCCCTCCACATTTAGATTCCTCAATGTTCCAAAAAAAGGGtcctgtgtatttatttatatttgtttcataCACAGAAAATTCAActcctgaaaacattaaaatgagACGAACAGTGAAACCAAAGAGGATATAAAAGTTCAGTAAATCAGTAAATAGGTAGGTTTTGAAGAGGTTACAAGTAGACAGTTGCTCATGTTAACGGGCAGGTGGAAGTAAACACTTCCACTATCATAGTTGCTTTGTGTTGAACTGACAAAGAAGTTTTCAGGAAGTTTCAAATGCACAAAGTGAGAGAAATATAGTTTGTTCACAGCTCAGTTAATGGGGTTTCTAGACCTGTAGCAGTTTTTGACATGTGCATGACTATTTACTTCAGAGTGGAGTGTAATATAATAATTTGGTAAAAAGGTCTGGATGTTGACTTTTGTGTTGTAGTGGCTGAGGGACTTTGTTTAACAGACCTGAGTCTGACTTAAACAGGTCTTACCTGCTCCAGATATGACAAACATTTCAAGATCATGTTGAGACAAGGGTCCTAACTCTACTAGTGTTTTTAGATTGTTGGAAGAGGTCTGATGCCAATTTGTATGATGGCTAAATAGATGCAGTTGAACACCCAGATACAACAGATGCAGATTTCTGGCCTTACGTACAGTTGATGCAAATGAGGAATAGTAAACAGCATAACACCAGACTCATCAGCTCAGGAAACAGAGGCAccaacataaagaaaaaaaaataatttaaaattgtattaaatttAAGGGTAGATGTTTGGAggataaatgtatttttgacaaactaatatatacaaatttataGTTCTCTCTGAAATCCATCTCCGGACTCCCCCGACATGTCACTGAGAAACATTAGGGCTCAACTTAACAACCTCACTCCAGGAGCTGAATCTCATTGCAAATGCATAAAAACAATACGGCcagatttataaaaataaaaaaataaaagcaataccAAGGGATAATTCTGCTCTTTCATGTGACATTCAAGTGGAGCTTTGGCTGGAGGCTCAACGAAACGACTTAAAACTGGAATTTTGGGGGAATAGCTATTGAAACGTCATCAAATGCAGTCAGCATTAATACTCAGATGACTGCAAAATGCTTCAAAACCATCATCCCCCTTTAGCTTAACTGATGCATTCGATTTAAGGACTTTTAGGATGATTTGTCATTCATGGCTGATGTTTCAGAGGTGATAACCAGAGAATCTGAACATGCATTCCACTGTCACCTGCTTATTAATTGACTCTCAGGCCAGAGAAGCCTCCAAGTatcagatatttaaaaatgaattatccTTTAAGTTGAGTTTGTGCTTGATTTTTTAAGTGACCTCCATTTAATCCACTTCAGAACAACACAGTTTCGTGCTACACTGACATCAGCCTTTTCCATTATGAAATCCGCTTGCTTCCATTAAGCTGtttactcacacaaacacacatatccACGCACACACGTTAATATACACAAGCTGCACACGTGTGTGCACACAGATCCAAATTGCTGACTTAAAGATTtgctgaaaatatttttttaaacccccCATTTCGTATAAAATCCATATGTTAGTATTTGTTTTGATGGGGCAAACAAGAGAGAGCTAATGGATCTCACCCACAACAATGAAGCACACTTAAATGGCATGTCTGCCTGAGGGAAATCATGTTGCTTCAACTCCAGCTCCTTCCTGCTCACGCCAGGGAGTCTCCTGATGCACCACAACTAGATCACTTATGATTAGTCACCTTGTATTTACTTGTAATTATTTTATGTCTTCATTCTGCAGAACGCTTTTCATTATCATTACCTCGGTGTGATTGGGAGGTTTTTATGGCAGAGTAGATGTTGTGGTCGTCATGaattttatttgattgaaatgACGATTTTTGCCAAACCAGTGTTCACTCTCTGTTTGTTCACTGTTTCgaaaat
The nucleotide sequence above comes from Platichthys flesus chromosome 9, fPlaFle2.1, whole genome shotgun sequence. Encoded proteins:
- the lmo4b gene encoding LIM domain transcription factor LMO4b isoform X2, with translation MVNPGGSSQPPPVGTGSLSWKRCAGCGGKIADRFLLYTMDSYWHSRCLKCSCCQAQLGEIGTSCYTKSGMILCRNDYIRLFGNSGACSACGQSIPSSELVMRAQGNVYHLKCFACSTCRNRLVPGDRFHYINGSLFCEHDRPTALINGHLSSLQTNPLLPDQKV
- the lmo4b gene encoding LIM domain transcription factor LMO4b isoform X1, giving the protein MVNPGGSSQPPPVGTGSLSWKRCAGCGGKIADRFLLYTMDSYWHSRCLKCSCCQAQLGEIGTSCYTKSGMILCRNDYIRLFGNSGACSACGQSIPSSELVMRAQGNVYHLKCFACSTCRNRLVPGDRFHYINGSLFCEHDRPTALINGHLSSLQTNPLLPDQKVC